Proteins from a genomic interval of Aureimonas sp. AU20:
- a CDS encoding amino acid ABC transporter permease, which produces MEEQVARFVSSSHLQPLPPPEAVGGLSGRLRRSFFATPLDAVLTTICLLLVAYVAWGIFQWGVVNAVFTGADRTACLGEGVGACWAFIGARFQQFIFGLYPVEERWRVLLVFALLIVLVIPLAIPRAPYKSLNAILLFFVFPLTTAVLLTGGRFAMSGSSIALVFALAAAATLFLCIGISAQATSHPMMKLGWGLVFIAFVAALVAPYVSSDRFTFLTFRFDTLGFIALLAAIAAIGLALATAFATLDEKAPALGLIYPPLAALFLVAMLTSDFGFSFVPTNLWGGLLVTLVVALTGIALSFPLGILLALGRQSRMPAVRLFSIIFIEFWRGVPLITVLFMATFMLPLLLPSGVSLNQLLRVLVGVSLFAAAYMAEVIRGGLQAIPKGQYEGADAMALTYWQKMRMIILPQALTLVIPGIVNTFIGLFKDTSLVSIVGLADLLGAVRRGFSDPTWITPTTPATGLVFAAFMFWLFCFGMSRYSIFMERRLSRGHKH; this is translated from the coding sequence ATGGAAGAACAAGTCGCTCGCTTCGTATCCAGCAGCCATCTTCAGCCGCTTCCGCCGCCGGAGGCCGTCGGCGGCCTTTCGGGCCGCCTGCGCCGCAGCTTCTTCGCGACTCCGCTGGACGCGGTGCTGACCACGATCTGCCTCCTGCTCGTGGCCTATGTGGCCTGGGGCATCTTCCAATGGGGCGTCGTCAACGCCGTCTTCACGGGAGCGGATCGCACGGCGTGCCTCGGCGAGGGCGTTGGCGCCTGCTGGGCCTTCATCGGCGCGCGGTTCCAGCAATTCATCTTCGGGCTCTATCCCGTGGAAGAGCGCTGGCGCGTGCTCCTGGTCTTCGCGCTTCTCATCGTGCTGGTGATCCCGCTCGCCATTCCGCGCGCGCCCTACAAGAGCCTGAACGCGATCCTTCTGTTCTTCGTCTTCCCGCTGACGACGGCGGTGCTTCTAACGGGCGGGCGCTTCGCCATGTCTGGCTCGTCGATCGCTCTGGTCTTCGCGCTCGCAGCTGCGGCCACGCTTTTCCTCTGCATCGGCATCAGCGCCCAGGCCACGTCGCATCCGATGATGAAGCTGGGCTGGGGGCTTGTGTTCATCGCCTTCGTTGCGGCCCTGGTCGCCCCTTATGTCAGTTCGGACCGCTTCACTTTTCTGACCTTCCGCTTCGACACGCTAGGCTTCATCGCTCTTCTGGCCGCCATCGCGGCGATCGGACTGGCGCTCGCCACCGCGTTCGCCACGCTGGACGAGAAGGCGCCCGCGCTCGGCTTGATCTACCCGCCGCTTGCAGCCTTGTTCCTCGTCGCGATGCTGACCAGCGATTTCGGTTTCAGCTTCGTGCCGACCAATCTTTGGGGCGGCCTTCTCGTCACGCTGGTCGTGGCGCTGACTGGTATTGCGCTGTCCTTTCCGCTTGGCATTCTGCTGGCGCTCGGGCGCCAGTCGCGGATGCCGGCCGTGCGTCTCTTCTCGATCATTTTCATCGAGTTCTGGCGCGGCGTGCCGCTGATCACCGTGCTCTTCATGGCCACGTTCATGCTGCCACTCCTGTTGCCGAGCGGCGTGAGCCTTAATCAGCTTCTTCGCGTCCTTGTCGGCGTGTCGCTCTTCGCCGCCGCCTACATGGCGGAGGTGATTCGAGGTGGCCTTCAGGCCATCCCGAAGGGCCAGTACGAGGGCGCCGACGCTATGGCGCTGACCTATTGGCAGAAGATGCGCATGATCATTCTGCCGCAGGCGCTGACGCTGGTGATCCCCGGTATCGTCAACACGTTCATCGGCCTGTTCAAGGACACCAGCCTCGTTTCCATCGTGGGTCTGGCCGACCTTCTGGGCGCGGTGCGTCGCGGTTTCAGCGATCCGACCTGGATCACGCCGACGACGCCGGCCACGGGCCTCGTCTTCGCCGCCTTCATGTTCTGGCTCTTCTGCTTTGGCATGTCGCGCTACTCCATCTTCATGGAGCGTCGTCTCTCGAGAGGGCACAAGCACTGA
- a CDS encoding amino acid ABC transporter ATP-binding protein: MTVSNAQTSALPTGQLGPVAIELANVNKWYGEFHVLRDVNLRVQRGERIVVCGPSGSGKSTMIRCINRLEEHQKGTIVVDGVELTNDLKKIDLVRQEVGMVFQHFNLFPHLTILENCTLAPIWVRKMPKKKAEEIAMHYLTRVRIPEQAHKYPGQLSGGQQQRVAIARALCMRPKVMLFDEPTSALDPEMVKEVLDTMVSLAEEGMTMICVTHEMGFARQVANRVIFMDAGQIVEQNEPNAFFSNPQHERTKLFLSQILH, from the coding sequence ATGACCGTATCGAACGCCCAAACCTCCGCTCTTCCCACGGGCCAGCTCGGCCCGGTCGCGATTGAGCTCGCCAACGTCAACAAGTGGTATGGCGAGTTCCACGTGCTGCGTGACGTGAACCTGCGCGTTCAGCGCGGCGAGCGCATCGTGGTGTGCGGCCCGTCGGGCTCCGGCAAGTCGACCATGATCCGCTGTATCAACCGGCTCGAGGAGCACCAGAAGGGCACGATCGTCGTGGACGGCGTCGAGCTGACCAACGATCTGAAGAAGATCGACCTCGTGCGCCAGGAGGTCGGCATGGTGTTTCAGCACTTCAACCTCTTCCCGCATCTCACAATTCTGGAAAACTGCACGCTCGCGCCGATCTGGGTGCGCAAGATGCCGAAGAAGAAGGCCGAAGAGATCGCCATGCATTACCTGACCCGGGTGCGCATTCCCGAGCAGGCGCATAAATATCCCGGTCAGCTCTCCGGCGGTCAGCAGCAGCGCGTAGCCATCGCCCGCGCCTTATGCATGCGGCCCAAGGTCATGCTGTTCGACGAACCGACGTCGGCTCTCGATCCGGAAATGGTGAAGGAAGTTCTCGACACGATGGTCAGCCTTGCCGAAGAAGGCATGACCATGATCTGCGTGACCCACGAAATGGGCTTCGCGCGGCAGGTGGCGAACCGCGTCATCTTCATGGATGCCGGGCAGATCGTCGAGCAGAACGAACCCAACGCCTTCTTCTCGAACCCGCAGCACGAGCGCACCAAGCTGTTCCTCAGCCAGATCCTTCATTAA
- a CDS encoding AI-2E family transporter: MADGELASKREPTTVVSPDIGLVNKQTIQVGPRWAVIGIFLILLFGALYLSRDFVLPVVFALLFMLVLSPIVRVAKRRLGLWEPFTAGLLVFGTSLLILGSFYAFSGPIAQIAENTPRYVEAVNREVSVLRERFMTVREAGQQAKEATANGGGATPPEDVVISGPSLLGNMAAIVPRIGASIGFALIFLFFLLSSGSLFYRKTIETFSSLSDKKRALSIAFEIETELSRYLFAITAINLCLGLAIGSAMALVGLPMPAVFGALAFVLNFIPYLGAIIGIGLVGMVGLTEFGTFPDAIFPPLLYLAITSIEGQFITPILVGRRLRMNAAAVFLSVAFWGWIWGVTGMFLAVPLMVCIKIIASYFDSLHSFVGFLAADEADEPASPPT; the protein is encoded by the coding sequence ATGGCAGATGGCGAGTTGGCCTCGAAACGCGAACCGACCACGGTCGTCTCGCCCGATATCGGCTTGGTCAACAAGCAGACCATACAGGTCGGCCCTCGTTGGGCCGTCATCGGGATTTTCCTGATCCTCCTGTTCGGTGCGCTCTACCTGTCGCGCGACTTCGTGCTGCCGGTCGTCTTCGCGCTGCTCTTCATGCTGGTGCTGAGCCCGATCGTTCGCGTCGCCAAGCGTCGATTGGGTCTTTGGGAGCCTTTCACCGCCGGCCTTCTCGTGTTCGGCACGTCGCTGCTGATCCTGGGCTCTTTCTATGCCTTCAGTGGCCCGATCGCGCAGATCGCCGAGAACACTCCGCGCTATGTCGAGGCGGTGAACCGCGAAGTCTCCGTGCTGCGCGAGCGCTTCATGACGGTGCGCGAAGCCGGCCAGCAGGCAAAGGAGGCAACGGCCAATGGCGGTGGCGCGACGCCGCCCGAGGACGTGGTGATCAGCGGACCTTCCCTCTTGGGCAACATGGCGGCCATCGTTCCGCGCATCGGCGCCAGCATCGGCTTCGCGCTGATCTTCCTATTCTTTCTTCTCTCCTCCGGCAGTCTCTTCTATCGAAAGACGATCGAGACCTTTTCGAGCCTTTCCGACAAGAAGCGCGCGCTGTCGATCGCCTTCGAGATCGAGACGGAACTCTCGCGCTACCTCTTCGCGATCACGGCTATCAATCTCTGCCTCGGCCTTGCCATCGGCTCGGCCATGGCTTTGGTCGGCCTGCCTATGCCGGCGGTCTTCGGTGCCCTGGCGTTCGTCCTGAACTTCATCCCCTATCTCGGCGCCATCATCGGCATCGGCCTCGTGGGCATGGTGGGGCTGACGGAGTTCGGTACCTTCCCCGACGCGATTTTTCCGCCCTTGCTCTATCTCGCGATCACCTCCATCGAGGGGCAGTTCATCACGCCGATCCTCGTCGGACGCCGGCTGCGCATGAACGCGGCGGCGGTGTTTCTATCGGTCGCCTTCTGGGGCTGGATTTGGGGCGTCACCGGCATGTTCCTGGCTGTGCCGCTGATGGTCTGCATCAAGATCATCGCCAGCTATTTCGACTCGCTGCATTCCTTCGTCGGCTTTCTGGCGGCCGACGAAGCCGACGAACCGGCATCCCCTCCGACCTGA
- a CDS encoding OmpA family protein, with the protein MGNRDILSLVGAGVAGAAAGGLAAYFIRSDDNQRLTEGSQDVRFEQLPRGLTRQTIRRPNGVEVVTVENEYGDVIQRSKIMPDGREVVLFYDPYAEDTNRPDYYEDAGADLPPLELTIPRDRYIVDVSRPDEDLYYQTIVAPPVETVERIYSVDEVRRSTRIRDKVRRIDLNTINFAFGSADIDQTQVRNLQALADAVKRVIDENPGEVFLLEGHTDAVGSNVANLALSDRRAESVAGALTSYFDIPAENLVTQGYGEENLKVATQEPNRENRRVTLRRITSLVKPVASASR; encoded by the coding sequence GTGGGGAATCGCGATATTCTCTCGCTCGTCGGTGCCGGCGTCGCGGGAGCCGCGGCCGGCGGACTTGCGGCCTACTTCATCCGCTCGGACGACAACCAGCGACTGACGGAAGGCTCGCAGGACGTTCGCTTCGAGCAGTTGCCGCGTGGACTGACGCGCCAGACGATCCGCCGCCCGAATGGTGTCGAGGTGGTCACGGTCGAGAACGAGTATGGCGACGTGATCCAGCGATCGAAGATCATGCCGGACGGGCGCGAGGTTGTTCTGTTCTACGACCCGTATGCCGAGGATACGAACCGGCCGGATTATTACGAGGACGCCGGAGCCGATCTCCCGCCGCTGGAGCTCACCATCCCGCGTGATCGCTACATCGTCGATGTCTCTCGACCGGACGAAGACCTCTACTACCAGACCATCGTCGCGCCGCCGGTCGAAACGGTGGAGCGGATCTATTCCGTGGACGAGGTGCGCCGCTCGACGCGCATCCGCGACAAGGTTCGGCGGATCGATCTGAACACGATCAACTTCGCCTTCGGCTCCGCCGATATCGACCAGACGCAGGTTCGCAATCTCCAGGCCCTGGCGGATGCGGTGAAGCGGGTGATCGACGAGAATCCGGGCGAGGTCTTCCTTCTGGAAGGGCACACGGACGCGGTCGGCAGCAACGTTGCTAATCTCGCTTTGTCCGACCGGCGGGCCGAATCCGTCGCGGGCGCGCTGACCTCCTATTTCGACATCCCGGCGGAAAATCTCGTCACGCAAGGCTATGGCGAGGAGAACTTGAAGGTCGCGACGCAAGAGCCCAATCGCGAGAATCGGCGCGTCACCCTGCGCCGCATCACATCTCTGGTGAAGCCGGTGGCCTCCGCCAGCCGATAA